The proteins below are encoded in one region of Mycobacterium shinjukuense:
- a CDS encoding DUF4333 domain-containing protein, translating into MSGPQGPREPWQPPGQGADHSSDPTMMGSPWQQPPQDASWQAPAYPPAGYPPYQQPAEPAYPQQYPPSAPGYGQSDFSTQATQIGTPGQFGQYPQPGQYGQPVQYGQPGQPGQYGQPGQPGQYGQPGQYPGQYGPYDQSAKASRRSMALIGGVVGAIALLFAAVIGVLGFWEPGFFVTTKLDVNKANAGVQQILTDETTGYGAKNVKDVKCNNGTDPTVKKGATFECTVSIDGAAKHVTVTFQDDKGTYEVGRPQ; encoded by the coding sequence ATGAGCGGACCGCAGGGACCGAGGGAGCCGTGGCAACCGCCCGGCCAGGGCGCCGATCATTCCTCGGACCCGACGATGATGGGGTCGCCGTGGCAGCAGCCGCCCCAGGATGCGAGCTGGCAGGCCCCGGCGTACCCGCCCGCCGGGTATCCGCCCTACCAACAGCCGGCCGAGCCGGCGTATCCGCAGCAGTACCCGCCGTCCGCGCCCGGCTATGGGCAGTCCGACTTCAGCACGCAGGCCACCCAGATCGGCACGCCCGGTCAGTTCGGGCAGTACCCGCAGCCGGGGCAGTACGGTCAGCCCGTCCAGTACGGCCAGCCAGGTCAGCCCGGCCAGTACGGCCAGCCAGGTCAGCCCGGCCAGTACGGTCAGCCGGGCCAGTACCCCGGGCAATACGGCCCCTATGACCAGTCGGCCAAGGCTTCCAGGCGTTCGATGGCGCTGATCGGCGGCGTGGTGGGCGCCATCGCGCTGCTTTTCGCCGCCGTCATCGGGGTGCTCGGTTTTTGGGAGCCCGGGTTCTTTGTCACCACCAAGCTGGATGTCAACAAGGCCAACGCCGGCGTGCAGCAGATCCTGACCGACGAGACCACCGGGTACGGCGCGAAGAACGTCAAGGACGTCAAGTGCAACAACGGCACCGACCCCACCGTCAAGAAGGGCGCCACCTTCGAGTGCACCGTCAGCATCGACGGCGCCGCCAAGCACGTGACGGTGACCTTCCAGGACGACAAGGGCACCTACGAGGTCGGACGGCCGCAGTAG